A genomic segment from Modestobacter roseus encodes:
- a CDS encoding sensor histidine kinase, whose translation MDSTALERLAAWLRRHPFAVDSVLAALFFSVTTLLGSGYASDVGVVLSFLLSVPLAWRRRAPVPAAAVVVVLCLAQLVLTSDLLPADAAALVTVHSLAAYAPRWASRAGLVAGLVGAALAALTYYQGPYDPASLLIIAGSIGVSVVAAWALGDLRRARVLRIAGLEERARLLEMEHQQEMRLAAQAERARIAREMHDVVAHSLSVVIAQADGGRYAGQADPAAATEALEQISATGRQALTDMRTLLGVLREGDGQEFAPQPDVAAIDHLVADVGASGLDVDLLVEGSPQPMPTGAQLAAYRIVQESLTNVLKHAGPAGKAWVRLHWRPDSLELSVLDDGRGAAAAIAVSDGQGQGLLGMRERAELHGGRLTAGPRHGGGFGVHAVLPYRSSR comes from the coding sequence ATGGACTCCACGGCCCTCGAGCGCCTCGCAGCCTGGCTGCGCCGGCACCCGTTCGCCGTCGACAGCGTGCTGGCCGCGCTGTTCTTCTCCGTCACCACCCTGCTCGGCTCCGGTTACGCGAGCGACGTGGGGGTCGTCCTCAGCTTCCTGCTGAGCGTGCCGCTGGCCTGGCGCCGACGGGCCCCGGTGCCGGCGGCCGCCGTCGTGGTGGTGCTCTGCCTCGCCCAGCTGGTGCTGACCTCGGACCTCCTCCCGGCCGACGCAGCCGCGCTGGTGACGGTCCACTCCCTGGCCGCCTACGCGCCGCGCTGGGCGTCCAGGGCCGGGCTCGTGGCCGGCCTGGTCGGTGCGGCCCTCGCCGCCCTCACCTACTACCAGGGCCCCTACGACCCGGCATCGCTGCTGATCATCGCCGGCTCCATCGGCGTCTCCGTCGTCGCCGCCTGGGCGCTGGGCGACCTGCGCCGCGCGCGGGTGCTGCGGATCGCCGGCCTGGAGGAGCGCGCCCGGCTGCTGGAGATGGAGCACCAGCAGGAGATGCGGCTGGCCGCCCAGGCCGAGCGGGCGCGGATCGCCCGGGAGATGCACGACGTCGTCGCCCACTCCCTGTCGGTGGTGATCGCCCAGGCCGACGGCGGGCGGTACGCGGGGCAGGCCGACCCGGCGGCCGCCACCGAGGCGCTGGAGCAGATCTCGGCGACCGGCCGGCAGGCGCTCACCGACATGCGCACGCTGCTCGGCGTGCTGCGGGAGGGCGACGGGCAGGAGTTCGCCCCGCAACCCGACGTCGCGGCGATCGACCACCTGGTGGCCGACGTCGGCGCCAGCGGGCTGGACGTCGACCTGCTGGTGGAGGGCTCGCCGCAGCCGATGCCCACCGGCGCGCAGCTGGCCGCCTACCGGATCGTGCAGGAGTCGCTGACCAACGTGCTCAAGCACGCCGGTCCGGCCGGCAAGGCGTGGGTGCGGCTGCACTGGCGGCCGGACAGCCTGGAGCTGTCCGTGCTCGACGACGGCCGGGGGGCGGCCGCGGCGATCGCCGTCTCCGACGGTCAGGGGCAGGGCCTGCTGGGCATGCGCGAGAGGGCTGAGCTGCACGGCGGCCGGCTGACCGCCGGGCCGCGCCACGGCGGCGGGTTCGGCGTGCACGCCGTCCTGCCCTACCGTTCGTCCCGATGA
- a CDS encoding HtaA domain-containing protein — protein sequence MSGTPLSPARPGPVALPALRWGVKASFLRYLARMPDGRCSVTDGADVAADRTFSFSPDGTWHLDPSVGAAVHRFRGDVRFSGHHGLLFVRIADPVLEVRGPGGVLSICGAPVDAGPPRRLPLLTFDLAPPLHPDDPGVCGHGVRARLTSAGAEVFDLVYPEGESLDDLAFPPPPAALRTAIDPPRRGRPTP from the coding sequence ATGAGCGGGACACCGCTCTCCCCCGCCCGTCCGGGACCCGTCGCACTGCCCGCCCTGCGATGGGGGGTCAAGGCGTCCTTCCTGCGCTACCTGGCCCGGATGCCCGATGGCCGGTGCTCGGTGACCGACGGCGCCGACGTCGCCGCGGACCGCACGTTCTCCTTCAGCCCCGACGGCACGTGGCACCTCGACCCCAGCGTCGGCGCCGCCGTGCACCGGTTCCGGGGGGACGTGCGCTTCTCCGGCCACCACGGCCTGCTCTTCGTGCGCATCGCCGACCCCGTCCTCGAGGTGCGCGGCCCCGGCGGCGTGCTCTCCATCTGCGGCGCGCCGGTCGACGCCGGTCCCCCCCGTCGGCTCCCCCTGCTGACGTTCGACCTCGCGCCGCCCCTGCACCCGGACGACCCCGGCGTCTGCGGTCACGGTGTCCGCGCTCGGCTCACCTCCGCGGGAGCCGAGGTGTTCGACCTGGTCTACCCGGAGGGCGAGAGCCTCGACGACCTGGCCTTCCCTCCCCCACCCGCAGCACTACGGACAGCCATCGACCCACCACGACGAGGACGACCGACGCCATGA